In Falsibacillus albus, one genomic interval encodes:
- a CDS encoding GntR family transcriptional regulator codes for MFELDLRSRKPIYEQLVEKLKELIINEVLKEDEQLPSVRSLASQLTINPNTIQKAYRELETQGFIYSVKGRGSFVTPSAEIQDSQKLKKVKGDLRKLLSEAMYLGLSIEDLISLIKDVEAALGGGHTND; via the coding sequence ATGTTTGAGTTGGATTTAAGGAGCCGCAAACCAATTTATGAACAGCTTGTGGAAAAATTAAAGGAATTGATCATAAATGAAGTCTTGAAGGAGGATGAGCAGCTTCCGTCTGTCCGTTCCCTTGCAAGCCAATTGACCATTAATCCAAACACAATCCAGAAAGCCTATCGTGAGCTGGAAACGCAAGGATTCATTTACTCGGTTAAAGGAAGAGGAAGTTTTGTGACACCATCGGCCGAAATACAAGATTCGCAAAAACTAAAAAAAGTGAAGGGTGATCTCCGAAAATTGCTCTCAGAGGCGATGTATCTGGGTTTGAGCATTGAGGATTTAATATCACTGATCAAAGATGTCGAAGCAGCATTGGGGGGAGGGCATACTAATGATTAA
- a CDS encoding VOC family protein has protein sequence MKQSFSFGNIVPLIPALHLDETIAFYVKELGFTKIFQDEDSGYTGLCRDDVELHLYKTEDQALSKQLAEWTVIRLQTSKIEKLYRILKDKDFLHPNANKIELKEYGLKEFSIVDPSGVLITFYENPRHFGNITAVDF, from the coding sequence ATGAAACAAAGCTTTTCATTCGGAAATATCGTGCCATTGATTCCTGCCCTCCATCTTGATGAAACGATAGCCTTCTATGTAAAGGAATTGGGCTTCACCAAAATATTTCAAGACGAAGACTCCGGATACACCGGCCTTTGCCGGGACGATGTCGAACTACACCTCTACAAAACGGAAGATCAAGCACTCTCAAAACAGCTTGCAGAATGGACCGTCATCCGCCTACAGACCTCCAAGATCGAAAAGCTCTATCGTATCCTCAAAGATAAAGATTTCTTGCACCCAAATGCCAACAAAATCGAACTGAAAGAATACGGATTGAAGGAATTTTCAATCGTCGATCCGAGTGGAGTGCTGATTACCTTTTATGAAAACCCGAGGCATTTCGGAAACATAACCGCGGTCGATTTCTGA